The proteins below come from a single Leopardus geoffroyi isolate Oge1 chromosome D3, O.geoffroyi_Oge1_pat1.0, whole genome shotgun sequence genomic window:
- the GIT2 gene encoding ARF GTPase-activating protein GIT2 isoform X34, translating into MSKRLRSSEVCADCSGPDPSWASVNRGTFICDECCSVHRSLGRHVSQVRHLKHAPWPPTLLQMVETLYNNGANSIWEHSLLDPASVMSGRRKANPQDKVHPNKAEFIRAKYQMLAFVHRLPCRDDDSVTAKDLSKQLHSSVRTGNLETCLRLLSLGAQANFFHPEKGNTPLHVASKAGQILQAELLAVYGADPGTQDSSGKTPVDYARQGGHHELAERLVEIQYELTDRLAFYLCGRKPDHKNGQHFIIPQMADSSLDLSELAKAAKKKLQSLSNHLFEELAMDVYDEVDRRETDAVWLATQNHSTLVTETTVVPFLPVNPEYSSTRNQGRQKLARFNAHEFATLVIDILSDAKRRQQGSPLSGSKDNVELILKTISNQHSVESQDNDQPDYDSVASDEDTDLEPTASKANRQKSLDSDLSDGPVTVQEFMEVKNALVASEAKIQQLMKVNNNLSDELRIMQKKLLGKDAN; encoded by the exons ATGTCGAAGCGGCTTCGGAGCAGCGAGGTGTGCGCGGACTGTAGCGGGCCGG ACCCTTCCTGGGCATCAGTAAACCGGGGGACTTTTATCTGTGACGAGTGCTGCAGCGTCCACCGGAGCCTGGGGCGCCACGTCTCCCAAGTAAGGCACCTGAAGCACGCGCCGTGGCCTCCCACGCTGCTGCAG ATGGTTGAAACCTTGTATAATAATGGTGCTAATTCTATATGGGAGCATTCATTGCTGGACCCTGCCTCTGTTATGAGCGGAAGACGTAAAGCTAATCCACAGGATAAAGTACA TCCTAATAAAGCAGAATTCATCAGAGCCAAGTATCAGATGTTGGCGTTTGTGCATCGCTTGCCTTGCCGGGATGACGACAGTGTGACTGCCAAAGACCTTAGCAAG CAACTCCATTCAAGCGTGAGAACAGGGAATCTCGAAACCTGTTTGAGGCTGTTATCTTTAGGAGCACAAGCCAACTTCTTTCACCCT gaaaaaggaaacaccCCACTCCATGTTGCCTCCAAAGCAGGGCAGATTTTACAGGCGGAATTATTGGCAGTATATGGAGCAGACCCGGGCACACAGGATTCTAGTGGAAAAACTCCTGTTGATTATGCAAG GCAAGGAGGGCACCATGAGTTGGCAGAGCGTCTTGTAGAAATACAGTATGAGCTGACTGACAGACTAGCCTTCTATCTCTGCGGCAGGAAACCAG atcACAAAAACGGACAGCACTTTATAATACCTCAAATGGCAGACAG CAGCCTGGATTTGTCTGAATTGGCAAAAGCTGCTAAGAAGAAGCTTCAATCT CTAAGTAATCATTTGTTTGAAGAACTTGCCATGGATGTGTACGATGAAGTTGACAGGCGAGAGACTGATGCAG TCTGGCTTGCCACGCAAAACCACAGCACCCTGGTAACCGAGACAACTGTCGTCCCCTTCCTTCCGGTCAATCCTGAGTACTCTTCAACACGGAATCAG GGCAGACAGAAACTAGCTCGGTTTAACGCCCATGAGTTTGCCACACTGGTCATCGACATTCTCAGTGATGCCAAGAGGAGACAGCAAGGCAGTCCTCTTTCTGGTTCAAAAG ACAACGTGGAGCTCATACTGAAAACAATCAGTAACCAGCACAGTGTCGAGAGTCAAGACAATGACCAGCCGGACTATGACAGTGTGGCCTCAGATGAAGACACGGATCTGGAACCTACTGCAAGCAAGGCAAATAGGCAGAAG agcCTAGATTCAGATTTATCAGATGGACCAGTCACTGTGCAGGAATTTATGGAGGTCAAAAACGCTCTAGTGGCTTCTGAGGCCAAGATACAACAGCTAATGAAGGTGAATAACAACTTGAGTGACGAGCTGAGAATTATGCAGAAAAAG
- the GIT2 gene encoding ARF GTPase-activating protein GIT2 isoform X35, whose translation MSKRLRSSEVCADCSGPDPSWASVNRGTFICDECCSVHRSLGRHVSQVRHLKHAPWPPTLLQMVETLYNNGANSIWEHSLLDPASVMSGRRKANPQDKVHPNKAEFIRAKYQMLAFVHRLPCRDDDSVTAKDLSKQLHSSVRTGNLETCLRLLSLGAQANFFHPEKGNTPLHVASKAGQILQAELLAVYGADPGTQDSSGKTPVDYARQGGHHELAERLVEIQYELTDRLAFYLCGRKPDHKNGQHFIIPQMADSSLDLSELAKAAKKKLQSLSNHLFEELAMDVYDEVDRRETDAVWLATQNHSTLVTETTVVPFLPVNPEYSSTRNQGRQKLARFNAHEFATLVIDILSDAKRRQQGSPLSGSKDNVELILKTISNQHSVESQDNDQPDYDSVASDEDTDLEPTASKANRQKSLDSDLSDGPVTVQEFMEVKNALVASEAKIQQLMKLLGKDAN comes from the exons ATGTCGAAGCGGCTTCGGAGCAGCGAGGTGTGCGCGGACTGTAGCGGGCCGG ACCCTTCCTGGGCATCAGTAAACCGGGGGACTTTTATCTGTGACGAGTGCTGCAGCGTCCACCGGAGCCTGGGGCGCCACGTCTCCCAAGTAAGGCACCTGAAGCACGCGCCGTGGCCTCCCACGCTGCTGCAG ATGGTTGAAACCTTGTATAATAATGGTGCTAATTCTATATGGGAGCATTCATTGCTGGACCCTGCCTCTGTTATGAGCGGAAGACGTAAAGCTAATCCACAGGATAAAGTACA TCCTAATAAAGCAGAATTCATCAGAGCCAAGTATCAGATGTTGGCGTTTGTGCATCGCTTGCCTTGCCGGGATGACGACAGTGTGACTGCCAAAGACCTTAGCAAG CAACTCCATTCAAGCGTGAGAACAGGGAATCTCGAAACCTGTTTGAGGCTGTTATCTTTAGGAGCACAAGCCAACTTCTTTCACCCT gaaaaaggaaacaccCCACTCCATGTTGCCTCCAAAGCAGGGCAGATTTTACAGGCGGAATTATTGGCAGTATATGGAGCAGACCCGGGCACACAGGATTCTAGTGGAAAAACTCCTGTTGATTATGCAAG GCAAGGAGGGCACCATGAGTTGGCAGAGCGTCTTGTAGAAATACAGTATGAGCTGACTGACAGACTAGCCTTCTATCTCTGCGGCAGGAAACCAG atcACAAAAACGGACAGCACTTTATAATACCTCAAATGGCAGACAG CAGCCTGGATTTGTCTGAATTGGCAAAAGCTGCTAAGAAGAAGCTTCAATCT CTAAGTAATCATTTGTTTGAAGAACTTGCCATGGATGTGTACGATGAAGTTGACAGGCGAGAGACTGATGCAG TCTGGCTTGCCACGCAAAACCACAGCACCCTGGTAACCGAGACAACTGTCGTCCCCTTCCTTCCGGTCAATCCTGAGTACTCTTCAACACGGAATCAG GGCAGACAGAAACTAGCTCGGTTTAACGCCCATGAGTTTGCCACACTGGTCATCGACATTCTCAGTGATGCCAAGAGGAGACAGCAAGGCAGTCCTCTTTCTGGTTCAAAAG ACAACGTGGAGCTCATACTGAAAACAATCAGTAACCAGCACAGTGTCGAGAGTCAAGACAATGACCAGCCGGACTATGACAGTGTGGCCTCAGATGAAGACACGGATCTGGAACCTACTGCAAGCAAGGCAAATAGGCAGAAG agcCTAGATTCAGATTTATCAGATGGACCAGTCACTGTGCAGGAATTTATGGAGGTCAAAAACGCTCTAGTGGCTTCTGAGGCCAAGATACAACAGCTAATGAAG